In the Streptomyces sp. BHT-5-2 genome, one interval contains:
- a CDS encoding bifunctional 5,10-methylenetetrahydrofolate dehydrogenase/5,10-methenyltetrahydrofolate cyclohydrolase has product MTTTTSPTARLMDGSVLARRMVEEAAARAAELTARTGQAPCLATVLVGDDPASVTYVRMKRNRCAKAGVRSRHIALPAETTTAQLVDTIGELSRDPGVHGILLQHPVGPHIDERAAFEAIAPEKDVDGVTAHSFAAMSLGMDGFASCTPGGIMRLLDHYDVDLTGKHAVVVGRSAILGKPVGMLLLGRDATVTYCHSRTADLAAHTREADVLIAAVGRPRFLHGDQLKPGAVVIDAGYNAGNVGDVDFDSAAAVASLITPVPGGVGPMTIATLLTQTVDAASRQLGAPAAV; this is encoded by the coding sequence ATGACCACGACCACGTCCCCCACCGCCCGGCTCATGGACGGCAGCGTGCTCGCCCGCCGCATGGTCGAGGAGGCCGCCGCGCGCGCCGCGGAACTCACCGCGCGCACCGGACAGGCCCCGTGCCTGGCCACCGTCCTCGTAGGCGACGACCCCGCCTCCGTCACCTACGTCCGCATGAAGCGCAACCGCTGCGCCAAGGCCGGAGTCCGGTCGCGGCACATCGCCCTCCCCGCCGAGACCACCACCGCCCAACTCGTCGACACGATCGGTGAGTTGTCGCGCGACCCCGGTGTGCACGGCATCCTGCTCCAGCACCCGGTCGGCCCGCACATCGACGAGCGCGCCGCCTTCGAGGCCATCGCCCCCGAGAAGGACGTCGACGGTGTCACCGCGCACTCCTTCGCCGCGATGAGCCTCGGCATGGACGGCTTCGCGTCCTGCACCCCCGGCGGCATCATGCGCCTCCTGGACCACTACGACGTCGATCTCACCGGCAAGCACGCGGTGGTCGTCGGCCGCAGCGCGATCCTCGGCAAGCCCGTCGGCATGCTGCTGCTCGGCCGCGACGCCACCGTCACCTACTGCCACTCGCGCACCGCCGACCTCGCCGCCCACACCAGGGAGGCCGATGTCCTGATCGCCGCGGTCGGCCGCCCCCGCTTCCTGCACGGGGACCAGCTCAAGCCCGGCGCCGTCGTCATCGATGCCGGTTACAACGCCGGCAACGTCGGCGACGTGGACTTCGACTCCGCGGCCGCGGTCGCGAGCCTGATCACCCCCGTGCCCGGCGGCGTCGGTCCGATGACCATCGCCACCCTCCTGACCCAGACCGTCGACGCGGCGAGCCGCCAACTGGGCGCGCCGGCGGCGGTCTGA
- a CDS encoding TetR/AcrR family transcriptional regulator, which yields MREAMEEVRGRSTGEPPRGGSPGEHRRDAQGTRRLLLDAASELFAERGYERATVRDIAARAGVNQALLFRYFGSKKALFGEVMARGGHEQLRTTPAERLFDVALRGMLAEGGGPGTDRSLEVCLRSIGGSDEIAEALRGLGDEYAEVLATLSRADDGALRGDLALSWLLGIGLMRVVVGKEPLASADPDTVCRLVGEALGALLEGLPKTE from the coding sequence ATGCGAGAAGCAATGGAGGAGGTCAGGGGGCGGTCGACGGGGGAGCCCCCGCGCGGCGGCTCCCCCGGCGAACACCGCCGGGACGCCCAGGGAACCCGGCGGCTGCTGCTGGACGCCGCCTCGGAACTCTTCGCCGAACGCGGCTACGAACGCGCCACGGTGCGCGACATCGCGGCCCGCGCCGGCGTCAACCAGGCCCTGTTGTTCCGCTACTTCGGCTCGAAGAAGGCCCTGTTCGGCGAGGTGATGGCGCGCGGCGGCCACGAGCAGCTGCGCACCACCCCCGCGGAGCGGCTCTTCGATGTCGCCCTGCGCGGCATGCTCGCCGAGGGCGGCGGCCCCGGCACCGACCGGTCGCTGGAGGTCTGCCTCCGCTCCATCGGCGGCAGCGACGAAATCGCCGAGGCGCTCCGGGGACTTGGCGACGAGTACGCCGAGGTGCTCGCCACCCTCTCGCGCGCCGACGACGGCGCGCTGCGCGGCGATCTGGCCCTGTCCTGGCTGCTGGGCATCGGCCTGATGCGGGTGGTGGTCGGCAAGGAGCCGCTGGCCAGCGCCGATCCGGACACGGTCTGTCGACTGGTGGGGGAGGCGCTGGGCGCCCTGCTGGAGGGCCTGCCGAAGACCGAGTGA
- a CDS encoding cytochrome P450, which produces MTTADTAPLSYPFNIAESLDLAAEYDQVRDRPGLLKVQLTYGEPAWLVTRYAEARFVLGDLRFSRAESARHDEPRQSEGTRNSGILSMDPPDHTRLRTLVAKAFTVRQVEKLRPQVKELTRELLDELEAAGPPADLVDRYALPIPVAVICRLLGVPTEDRPQFRVWSDAALSTSSLTAEEFDANREELRAYMGKLIEQHRQQPQDDLMTALIDARDVDDRLTELELIDLCVGILVAGHETTATQIPNFVLALLDHPEQLALLREQPELIGGAVEELLRFVPLGSGAGQARYATEDIEVGGTLVRAGEPVLVAVGAANRDALRFDAPGKLDIRRAGNQHLGFGHGVHHCLGAPLARLELQEALLALLTRFPDLHLAGDVEWKTQMLVRGPRVLPVGW; this is translated from the coding sequence GTGACCACAGCCGACACAGCACCCCTCTCCTACCCCTTCAATATCGCCGAGAGCCTTGATCTGGCGGCGGAGTACGACCAGGTGCGCGACCGCCCGGGGCTGCTCAAGGTGCAGTTGACGTACGGCGAGCCGGCCTGGCTCGTCACGCGGTACGCCGAGGCCCGGTTCGTCCTGGGCGACCTGCGGTTCAGCCGGGCCGAAAGCGCCCGGCACGACGAACCGCGACAGTCCGAGGGGACCCGCAACAGCGGCATCCTGAGCATGGACCCGCCGGATCACACCCGACTGCGGACCCTGGTCGCCAAGGCTTTCACGGTCCGTCAGGTCGAGAAACTCCGACCACAGGTCAAGGAACTGACGCGGGAACTGCTCGACGAACTGGAGGCGGCCGGGCCGCCGGCGGACCTCGTCGACCGGTACGCGCTGCCCATTCCGGTGGCCGTCATCTGCCGGCTGCTCGGGGTGCCGACCGAGGACCGGCCGCAGTTCCGGGTGTGGAGCGACGCCGCGCTGTCGACGAGTTCCCTGACGGCCGAGGAGTTCGACGCCAATCGCGAGGAACTCCGCGCGTACATGGGCAAGTTGATCGAGCAGCACCGGCAGCAGCCGCAGGACGACCTGATGACCGCGCTGATCGACGCGCGGGATGTCGACGACCGGCTGACCGAGCTGGAACTGATCGACCTGTGCGTGGGCATCCTGGTCGCCGGTCATGAGACCACTGCCACCCAGATCCCCAACTTCGTGCTGGCGCTGCTGGATCACCCCGAGCAGCTGGCCCTGTTGCGGGAGCAGCCCGAGCTGATCGGTGGCGCCGTGGAGGAGTTACTGCGGTTCGTCCCCCTGGGAAGCGGTGCGGGCCAGGCGCGGTACGCCACCGAGGACATCGAGGTCGGGGGCACGCTGGTACGTGCCGGTGAACCCGTACTGGTCGCGGTGGGCGCGGCCAACCGCGACGCGCTGCGGTTCGACGCGCCGGGGAAGCTGGACATCCGGCGGGCCGGCAATCAGCACCTGGGCTTCGGGCACGGCGTACACCACTGCCTGGGTGCGCCGCTGGCCCGACTGGAGCTCCAGGAGGCGCTGTTGGCGCTGCTGACCCGCTTCCCGGACCTGCACCTGGCCGGGGACGTGGAATGGAAGACGCAGATGCTGGTGCGCGGTCCGCGCGTCCTGCCGGTGGGGTGGTGA
- a CDS encoding ferredoxin has translation MAWKVEIDPGLCIASGSCPAIAPDLFVLDGPHARAVREEIPEDERAVDAAELCPAMAITVRDAAGQVIGPRP, from the coding sequence GTGGCGTGGAAGGTGGAGATCGACCCGGGGCTGTGCATCGCCTCGGGTTCCTGTCCGGCGATCGCACCGGACCTGTTCGTGCTGGACGGGCCGCACGCCCGGGCGGTGCGGGAGGAGATCCCGGAGGACGAACGGGCGGTGGACGCGGCGGAGTTGTGTCCGGCGATGGCCATCACGGTGCGGGACGCGGCCGGGCAGGTGATCGGGCCCCGGCCGTAG
- a CDS encoding MarR family winged helix-turn-helix transcriptional regulator produces MADETTSSAPGSPAAPGTTEAGAMVPPTLTAAPGYQVRRLYQAYLAVWVRAVDPTLTGPQFAVLTAVGATPGRDQRSMASVVALDTSTMADVARRLESRGLIVRRADTSDGRRKLLFLTEDGERTLRAAQERVQRLDERLMAPYDDAQRAVVRRLLTSLADHWEGLAGEF; encoded by the coding sequence ATGGCTGACGAGACCACTTCCTCTGCGCCCGGTTCGCCCGCGGCGCCTGGCACCACCGAAGCCGGGGCCATGGTCCCGCCCACGCTGACGGCCGCGCCCGGCTATCAGGTGCGGCGGCTCTACCAGGCGTATCTGGCCGTGTGGGTGCGTGCGGTCGATCCGACGCTGACCGGGCCGCAGTTCGCGGTGCTGACCGCGGTGGGCGCGACTCCGGGGCGGGACCAGCGGTCGATGGCGTCGGTGGTGGCACTGGACACCTCCACGATGGCGGATGTGGCCCGGCGGCTGGAGAGCCGGGGGCTGATAGTCCGCCGCGCGGACACCTCGGACGGCCGCCGCAAGCTGCTGTTCCTGACCGAGGACGGCGAGCGGACGCTGCGGGCCGCGCAGGAGCGGGTGCAGCGGCTGGACGAGCGACTGATGGCGCCGTACGACGACGCGCAGCGTGCCGTTGTGCGGCGGCTGCTGACCTCCCTGGCCGATCACTGGGAGGGCCTGGCCGGGGAGTTCTGA
- a CDS encoding PE-PGRS family protein, protein MDAGHILRGLRAAVFAVVCVLLAALGHAVMSDAAVPGWMLLAAGLVTAAGAWCLAARERGPVVVGLLTVGTQVALHSAFSLGQAMVGAGGDRATLARAWADTWMCGAQGLSLKEIDAARALAQMGQNGSMGAMGSMDPSAATGGATEPPHSGLAHLGMSHMGMSHMDASGAGMHGSAVGMLAAHLLVALLSAWWLWGGERAAFRLVRSVSAWLFAPLVLVLRAALPSSRPVPRPVRQEPRRAVRRLLLAHAMSLRGPPREPAVV, encoded by the coding sequence ATGGATGCGGGGCACATTCTCAGGGGGCTGCGCGCCGCGGTGTTCGCGGTGGTCTGCGTGCTCCTGGCTGCACTGGGGCACGCGGTGATGTCGGATGCCGCGGTGCCCGGCTGGATGCTGCTCGCGGCCGGGCTGGTGACCGCGGCCGGCGCCTGGTGCCTGGCCGCCCGCGAACGCGGCCCGGTGGTCGTGGGCCTGCTGACCGTCGGTACGCAAGTCGCCCTGCACAGCGCGTTCTCGCTGGGGCAGGCGATGGTCGGCGCCGGCGGGGACCGGGCCACGCTCGCCCGCGCATGGGCCGACACCTGGATGTGCGGCGCCCAAGGACTGTCGCTCAAGGAGATCGACGCGGCGCGGGCGTTGGCACAAATGGGGCAGAACGGGTCGATGGGGGCGATGGGATCGATGGATCCCTCGGCTGCCACGGGCGGTGCGACGGAGCCGCCGCACTCCGGCCTGGCTCACCTGGGCATGTCGCACATGGGCATGTCCCATATGGACGCCTCCGGCGCGGGCATGCACGGGAGCGCCGTCGGCATGCTCGCCGCGCACCTGCTGGTCGCGCTGCTCAGCGCGTGGTGGCTGTGGGGCGGGGAACGGGCGGCGTTCCGGCTCGTGCGGAGCGTCTCCGCCTGGCTGTTCGCGCCGCTGGTGCTGGTACTGCGGGCGGCTCTGCCGTCGTCCCGGCCGGTTCCGCGCCCCGTCCGGCAGGAGCCGCGGCGCGCGGTGCGCCGGCTGCTGCTGGCCCATGCGATGTCCTTGCGGGGTCCCCCGCGTGAGCCGGCTGTCGTCTGA
- a CDS encoding zf-HC2 domain-containing protein — protein MLCSRIRTALSARLDGEALPPGLTARRLDDHLAGCADCRQWQARARALSTALGGAAGQEGEGTAPAGGDPASVEALLARLRPGRRAG, from the coding sequence ATGCTCTGCTCGCGCATCCGTACGGCACTCTCCGCCCGCCTCGACGGCGAGGCGCTGCCCCCGGGGCTGACCGCCCGCCGTCTCGACGACCATCTCGCGGGCTGTGCGGACTGCCGCCAGTGGCAGGCCCGGGCGCGGGCGTTGAGCACGGCGCTCGGCGGCGCCGCCGGACAGGAGGGGGAGGGGACCGCGCCCGCGGGCGGCGATCCGGCCTCCGTCGAGGCCCTGCTGGCCCGCCTCCGTCCGGGACGACGGGCGGGCTGA
- a CDS encoding sigma-70 family RNA polymerase sigma factor, with product MRPVSPNWSVPARGGRGVRDDETVTGWALAARDGDERAVEQFVRATQLDVRRYVTHLSGEAQAADDLVQDTYVRALRGLPRFEGRSSARTWLLTIARRVVADRIRTHAVRPRLSATDDWQSAAERVQPRGMPGFEEGIALAELLAALTPQRREAFVLTQLLGLPYAAAAGVMGCPVGTVRSRVARARETLIALLAEAETEAEAGAGAVVEAGARAAVPDDGERMLRAAAPPRGVPQRRPVPGDRRPRRLATAVA from the coding sequence ATGCGCCCAGTCTCCCCGAATTGGTCCGTACCGGCGAGGGGCGGTCGTGGCGTGCGTGACGACGAGACGGTGACCGGCTGGGCGCTGGCCGCCCGGGACGGCGACGAACGGGCCGTCGAGCAGTTCGTGCGGGCCACCCAGCTCGATGTGCGGCGGTATGTGACGCACCTCAGCGGGGAGGCCCAGGCGGCCGACGACCTGGTGCAGGACACCTATGTGCGGGCGCTGCGCGGGCTGCCGCGGTTCGAGGGCCGGTCGTCGGCCCGGACCTGGCTGCTGACGATCGCCCGGCGGGTGGTGGCCGACCGGATCCGCACCCATGCGGTACGGCCCCGGCTGTCGGCGACCGACGACTGGCAGTCCGCCGCGGAGCGGGTCCAGCCGCGCGGGATGCCGGGCTTCGAGGAGGGCATCGCGCTGGCCGAGTTGCTCGCGGCGCTGACGCCGCAGCGGCGGGAGGCGTTCGTACTGACCCAGCTGCTGGGGCTGCCGTATGCGGCGGCGGCCGGGGTGATGGGGTGTCCGGTGGGGACGGTGCGTTCGCGGGTGGCCCGCGCCAGGGAGACGCTGATCGCGCTGCTGGCCGAGGCCGAGACGGAAGCAGAGGCCGGGGCCGGGGCCGTAGTGGAAGCCGGGGCACGTGCCGCGGTGCCGGACGACGGCGAACGGATGCTGCGGGCGGCCGCGCCCCCGCGTGGCGTACCGCAGCGCAGACCGGTGCCGGGCGACCGGCGGCCGCGCCGGCTCGCCACCGCGGTGGCCTGA
- a CDS encoding copper chaperone PCu(A)C: MNRSRLAAGAVPLLTCLVTLGTLTAWTATGNAGTPARLTAAEGRVLIPAGNDATAAFFTVRNSGTANDVLTAVTGPPGHRAMLSRDIAVGRNAHSMAMAPGATVPAGGALTMTPTTLDIMVSPPPRLAPGDRLTFTLHFRDSPPLTVTARAVRPGEK, encoded by the coding sequence ATGAACCGCTCACGCCTTGCCGCCGGCGCCGTGCCGCTGCTCACCTGCCTGGTCACCCTCGGCACCCTCACCGCCTGGACCGCCACCGGCAACGCCGGCACCCCCGCCCGGCTGACCGCCGCCGAGGGCCGGGTGCTGATACCCGCCGGGAACGACGCCACCGCGGCCTTCTTCACGGTACGCAACTCGGGTACCGCGAACGACGTCCTCACCGCCGTCACCGGACCGCCGGGCCACCGCGCCATGCTCAGCCGTGACATCGCCGTCGGCCGCAACGCCCACTCCATGGCCATGGCCCCCGGCGCCACCGTCCCGGCCGGCGGTGCGCTCACCATGACGCCGACCACGCTCGACATCATGGTCAGCCCACCGCCCCGGCTGGCTCCCGGCGACCGCCTGACCTTCACCCTGCACTTCCGCGACAGCCCGCCGCTGACCGTGACGGCCCGGGCGGTACGGCCCGGCGAGAAGTAG
- a CDS encoding cation-translocating P-type ATPase, with protein MTCAACVGRVERKLGRLDGVTASVNLATERARINHPASLDVDALIATVVAAGFTASAPPEDEPRHPSAGRSDDATPGGAPSDATEVTDGTEADSAELRRLLLTALLALPVLALSMVPGWQFRNWQWLCFVLAAPVAVWGAAPFHVRALRGLRHGAATMDTLVSLGVAASFGWSVYALFLGGAGTAGMTMPFSLLSTADDGTAHLYLEAAVGVPLFVLAGRRMEARARRGTGAALRSLAELAAKEVSVRRPDGTERRLPVALLQVGDHFLVRPGERVATDGTVVTGSSALDLSLISGESHPVEVGPDSPVVGGAVNSGGLLEVRADAVGGDTQLARITRLVEDAQTGKTRAQRLADAVAAVFVPAVLTIAVTVLGFWLGAGADPQAAVTAAVAVLVVACPCALGLATPTALLAATGRGAQLGILVSGPRALERLRRIDTVVLDKTGTLTTGRMTVSAFTPRADEPDPDEVLRLAATVEQGSEHPVARAVLAYFSDHGPDARLEPAAAVGDFTATPGFGVRGVVDGRTVAVVRPPDDPAGLPAPLPDAVRAAEAAGRTAVLVEVDGDPAAVLALGDSLRPDAYRAVDHLRRLGLRPVLATGDRTATARAVAGQLAITEVHAQARPDDKAALVTTLREQGARVAVVGDGVNDAAALALADLGIAMGGGTDAAIGAADVTLVRADLQAIPDAVRLARRTLGTIRGNLLWAFGYNLVTVPLAAVGLLNPMLAAAAMSVSSLLVVGNSLRLRAWQPPTAARAPRRPADPAHDGTTTHHAI; from the coding sequence ATGACCTGCGCCGCCTGCGTGGGCCGGGTGGAGCGGAAGCTCGGCCGGCTGGACGGCGTCACCGCCTCGGTGAACCTCGCCACCGAGCGGGCCCGCATCAACCACCCCGCGTCGCTCGACGTAGACGCCCTCATCGCCACCGTCGTGGCCGCCGGCTTCACCGCGTCCGCACCGCCCGAGGACGAGCCCCGGCACCCCTCCGCGGGCAGGTCCGACGACGCCACCCCCGGCGGCGCCCCGAGCGATGCCACCGAAGTCACCGACGGCACCGAAGCCGACTCCGCCGAGCTGCGCCGGCTGCTGCTGACCGCCCTGCTCGCCCTCCCCGTGCTGGCCCTGTCGATGGTGCCCGGCTGGCAGTTCCGCAACTGGCAGTGGCTCTGCTTCGTGCTCGCCGCCCCCGTCGCCGTATGGGGCGCGGCCCCCTTCCACGTCCGTGCGCTGCGCGGCCTCCGGCACGGCGCGGCGACCATGGACACCCTGGTGTCCCTCGGCGTCGCGGCATCCTTCGGCTGGTCCGTCTACGCGCTGTTCCTCGGCGGCGCCGGCACGGCCGGGATGACGATGCCGTTCAGCCTGCTGTCCACGGCCGACGACGGCACCGCCCACCTCTATCTCGAAGCCGCCGTCGGCGTACCGCTGTTCGTGCTGGCCGGGCGGCGGATGGAGGCCCGGGCCAGGCGCGGCACCGGCGCCGCGCTCCGCTCCCTGGCCGAACTCGCCGCCAAGGAGGTCTCGGTGCGCCGCCCGGACGGCACCGAACGCCGCCTCCCCGTCGCGCTGTTGCAGGTCGGCGACCACTTCCTGGTCCGGCCCGGCGAACGGGTCGCCACCGACGGCACCGTCGTCACCGGCAGCTCGGCCCTGGACCTCTCCCTGATCAGCGGCGAGAGCCACCCCGTCGAGGTCGGCCCGGACTCGCCGGTCGTCGGCGGCGCGGTCAACTCCGGTGGACTGCTGGAGGTCCGGGCCGACGCGGTGGGCGGCGACACCCAACTCGCCCGGATCACCCGGCTCGTCGAAGACGCCCAGACCGGCAAGACCCGGGCCCAGCGGCTCGCGGACGCGGTCGCCGCGGTCTTCGTCCCCGCCGTGCTGACCATCGCCGTCACCGTGCTGGGCTTCTGGCTCGGCGCCGGCGCCGACCCCCAGGCCGCGGTCACCGCCGCGGTCGCCGTGCTCGTCGTCGCCTGCCCGTGCGCCCTGGGCCTGGCGACGCCGACCGCGCTGCTGGCCGCCACCGGCCGCGGCGCCCAGCTCGGCATCCTGGTCAGCGGCCCGCGGGCGCTGGAACGCCTGCGCCGCATCGACACCGTGGTCCTCGACAAGACCGGCACCCTCACCACGGGACGGATGACCGTCAGCGCCTTCACGCCCCGCGCGGACGAACCCGACCCGGACGAGGTGCTGCGGCTCGCCGCCACCGTGGAGCAGGGCTCCGAACACCCCGTGGCCCGCGCCGTCCTCGCCTACTTCAGCGACCACGGGCCCGACGCGCGGCTCGAACCGGCCGCCGCGGTAGGGGACTTCACCGCCACCCCCGGCTTCGGCGTCCGCGGGGTGGTGGACGGGCGCACGGTCGCCGTCGTCCGCCCGCCCGACGACCCGGCCGGGCTGCCCGCTCCGCTGCCGGACGCGGTCCGCGCCGCCGAAGCCGCCGGCCGCACCGCGGTGCTGGTCGAGGTCGACGGCGACCCGGCGGCCGTCCTCGCCCTCGGTGACAGCCTCCGCCCCGACGCCTACCGCGCCGTCGACCACCTGCGCCGCCTGGGCCTGCGCCCGGTGCTGGCCACCGGGGACCGTACCGCCACCGCCCGGGCGGTCGCCGGGCAGTTGGCCATCACCGAGGTCCACGCCCAGGCCCGGCCGGACGACAAGGCCGCGCTGGTCACGACGCTGCGGGAGCAGGGCGCCCGGGTCGCGGTGGTCGGCGACGGGGTCAACGACGCGGCGGCGCTGGCCCTCGCCGACCTGGGCATCGCCATGGGCGGCGGCACCGACGCGGCGATCGGCGCCGCCGACGTCACGCTCGTCCGCGCCGACCTCCAGGCCATCCCCGACGCCGTCCGCCTCGCCCGTCGTACGCTCGGCACCATCCGCGGCAACCTCCTCTGGGCGTTCGGCTACAACCTCGTCACCGTGCCGCTCGCCGCCGTCGGACTGCTCAACCCGATGCTCGCCGCGGCCGCGATGTCCGTCAGCTCCCTGCTCGTCGTCGGCAACAGCCTGCGGCTCCGCGCCTGGCAACCGCCCACCGCCGCCCGCGCACCCCGCCGCCCCGCAGACCCGGCACACGACGGCACCACCACGCATCACGCCATCTGA
- a CDS encoding cyclic nucleotide-binding domain-containing protein, translating to MPKVQHLFDAMPPDRRRRLTEIAHEVSLPRATRVFEEGRRADRFWIIGTGRVALDQHVPGRRAAVVETLGRDELLGWSWLFPPYLWHLGAETVGPVEALEFDAVLVRALCEDDPVLGRAVYRYVAETVAERLHGTRVRLLDLYGPQGSGEQAP from the coding sequence ATGCCCAAGGTCCAGCACCTGTTCGACGCGATGCCCCCGGACCGGCGCCGGCGGCTGACCGAAATCGCCCACGAGGTGTCGCTGCCCCGCGCCACCCGCGTCTTCGAGGAGGGCCGCCGGGCCGACCGCTTCTGGATCATCGGCACCGGCCGGGTCGCCCTCGACCAGCACGTCCCCGGCCGCCGGGCCGCCGTCGTCGAAACCCTCGGCCGGGACGAACTCCTGGGCTGGTCCTGGCTGTTCCCGCCCTACCTCTGGCACCTCGGCGCGGAGACCGTCGGCCCCGTCGAGGCCCTGGAGTTCGACGCCGTCCTCGTCCGCGCCCTGTGCGAGGACGACCCCGTCCTGGGCCGGGCCGTCTACCGCTACGTCGCCGAGACCGTCGCCGAACGCCTGCACGGCACCCGCGTCCGCCTGCTGGACCTCTACGGGCCCCAGGGAAGCGGCGAGCAGGCCCCGTGA